From Pseudomonas sp. StFLB209, a single genomic window includes:
- the ihfA gene encoding integration host factor subunit alpha, giving the protein MGALTKAEMAERLYDELGLNKREAKELVELFFEEIRHALEDNEQVKLSGFGNFDLRDKRQRPGRNPKTGEEIPITARRVVTFRPGQKLKARVEAYAGTKP; this is encoded by the coding sequence ATGGGGGCTCTGACGAAAGCTGAGATGGCCGAGCGTCTCTATGACGAACTGGGCCTGAACAAACGCGAAGCCAAGGAATTGGTCGAGCTGTTTTTTGAGGAAATAAGGCACGCGCTGGAAGACAACGAACAGGTGAAATTGTCCGGTTTCGGCAATTTCGATCTGCGCGACAAACGCCAGCGACCGGGCCGAAATCCGAAAACCGGGGAAGAAATCCCTATTACAGCCCGCCGTGTAGTCACCTTTCGTCCAGGGCAGAAGTTGAAAGCCCGAGTTGAAGCTTATGCTGGAACCAAGCCATAA
- the pheT gene encoding phenylalanine--tRNA ligase subunit beta, whose amino-acid sequence MKFSEQWLRGWVSPQVSRDELVARLSMAGLEVDSVALVAGVFSGVVVGEVLSTEQHPDADKLRVCQVSSGSETFQVVCGAPNVRPGLKIPFAMIGAQLPGDFKIKKAKLRGVESNGMLCSAAELELGEGNDGLLELAADAPVGEDLRVYLQLDDASIEVDLTPNRGDCLSLAGLAREVGALYDAPVTRVQVPAVAASHDEVRPVDVLAPQACPRYLGRVIRNVDLSRPTPLWMVERLRRSDIRSIDAAVDITNYVMIELGQPLHAFDLAEINGGIRVRMAEEGEKLVLLDGQEVTLRADTLVIADHQRALAIAGVMGGEHSGVTAKTQDIFLESAFFDTISVAGKARSYGLHTDASHRYERGVDSQLAREAMERATGLLLEITGGEAGPIIEAASEQHLPKVEPITLRAARVEQMLGLAIDAAQIERLLTGLGLTPSREGEGQWRVEVPSHRFDISLEVDLIEELARLYGYNHLPVRYPQARLAPQAKAEARGDLPELRRLLVARGYQEAITYSFIDPKWFELFNPGVQPLLLANPISNDMAAMRSSLWPGLVKALQHNLNRQQDRVRLFESGLRFVGQLDGLKQQPMLAGVVCGSRLPEGWAQGRDAVDFFDVKADVEAVLGFAGALNAFTFKAGKHPALHPGQTALIERDGREVGYLGALHPELAKQLGLDRPVFVFELVLAEVAEGRLPKFSELSRFPEVRRDLALLADRDVAASAVLDVIRENAGEWLTDLRLFDVYQGKGIDPHRKSLAVGLTWQHPSRTLNDDEVNATTLAILTSLEERLNTTLRK is encoded by the coding sequence TTGGTGAAGTGCTCAGCACCGAGCAGCACCCTGACGCTGACAAACTGCGGGTTTGCCAGGTCAGCAGCGGTAGCGAAACCTTTCAGGTGGTGTGTGGCGCCCCTAACGTGCGCCCCGGCCTGAAAATTCCGTTCGCCATGATCGGTGCGCAACTGCCTGGCGACTTCAAGATCAAGAAAGCCAAGCTGCGCGGCGTCGAGTCCAACGGCATGCTGTGCTCGGCCGCTGAACTGGAACTGGGTGAAGGCAATGACGGCCTGCTGGAACTGGCAGCCGATGCGCCGGTGGGCGAAGACCTGCGCGTGTACCTGCAACTGGACGATGCCAGCATCGAGGTCGACCTGACCCCTAACCGTGGCGACTGCCTGTCGCTCGCGGGGCTAGCCCGTGAAGTGGGCGCGCTGTACGACGCGCCGGTCACTCGTGTGCAAGTGCCTGCCGTTGCGGCCAGCCATGATGAAGTGCGCCCGGTCGACGTGCTGGCACCGCAGGCCTGCCCACGCTATCTGGGTCGGGTAATCCGTAATGTTGACCTGTCGCGTCCGACCCCGTTGTGGATGGTCGAGCGCCTGCGTCGCTCGGATATCCGCAGCATCGACGCTGCCGTGGACATTACCAACTACGTGATGATCGAACTGGGTCAGCCGCTGCATGCGTTTGATCTTGCCGAAATCAACGGTGGCATTCGGGTGCGGATGGCCGAGGAGGGCGAGAAACTGGTCCTGCTCGACGGCCAGGAAGTCACCCTGCGTGCCGACACCCTGGTCATCGCTGACCACCAGCGCGCCCTGGCGATCGCCGGCGTGATGGGCGGCGAACACAGTGGTGTGACCGCCAAGACCCAGGACATTTTCCTGGAAAGCGCATTCTTCGACACCATCTCGGTGGCGGGCAAGGCGCGTTCCTACGGTCTGCACACTGACGCTTCGCACCGCTACGAGCGCGGCGTTGACTCGCAACTGGCCCGTGAAGCCATGGAGCGGGCCACCGGCCTGTTGCTGGAAATCACCGGTGGTGAGGCGGGACCGATCATCGAGGCGGCCAGCGAACAGCACCTGCCGAAAGTCGAGCCGATCACTCTACGTGCTGCTCGTGTCGAGCAGATGCTGGGCCTGGCCATCGATGCGGCGCAGATCGAGCGCCTGCTCACAGGTCTGGGTCTCACGCCAAGCCGTGAGGGTGAAGGCCAGTGGCGTGTCGAAGTGCCAAGCCACCGCTTCGATATCAGTCTGGAAGTCGACCTGATCGAAGAACTGGCGCGCCTGTATGGCTACAATCACCTGCCGGTTCGCTACCCGCAAGCCCGTCTGGCGCCTCAGGCCAAAGCCGAAGCGCGTGGCGACCTGCCGGAGCTGCGCCGTCTGCTGGTGGCTCGTGGTTACCAGGAAGCGATCACCTACAGCTTCATCGATCCTAAATGGTTTGAACTGTTCAACCCGGGCGTACAGCCACTGCTGCTGGCCAACCCGATCTCCAACGACATGGCGGCGATGCGCTCCTCGCTGTGGCCGGGATTGGTCAAGGCGTTGCAACACAACCTCAATCGCCAGCAGGACCGTGTGCGCCTGTTCGAAAGCGGCCTGCGTTTCGTCGGTCAGCTCGATGGCCTGAAGCAACAGCCGATGCTGGCCGGTGTGGTGTGCGGCAGTCGCCTGCCTGAAGGCTGGGCGCAGGGTCGTGATGCAGTGGACTTCTTCGACGTGAAGGCGGATGTTGAAGCGGTTTTGGGCTTCGCGGGGGCGTTGAACGCCTTTACTTTCAAAGCAGGCAAACACCCGGCACTGCATCCTGGCCAGACCGCGCTGATCGAGCGCGACGGTCGCGAAGTCGGCTACCTGGGCGCTCTGCACCCTGAGTTAGCCAAGCAGTTGGGCCTGGATCGCCCGGTGTTCGTGTTCGAGCTGGTTCTGGCTGAAGTTGCCGAAGGCCGTCTGCCGAAGTTCAGCGAGCTGTCGCGCTTCCCTGAAGTGCGCCGTGACCTGGCGTTGCTGGCTGATCGCGATGTTGCCGCCAGCGCGGTTCTCGATGTGATCCGCGAAAATGCCGGTGAATGGCTCACCGATCTCAGGCTGTTCGATGTGTATCAAGGTAAAGGTATTGATCCGCATAGAAAAAGCCTCGCTGTCGGCTTGACCTGGCAGCATCCATCGCGCACTCTTAATGACGATGAGGTCAACGCAACGACGCTTGCAATCCTCACCTCGCTTGAGGAGAGGTTAAACACCACGTTAAGGAAATGA
- the kdpA gene encoding potassium-transporting ATPase subunit KdpA: MHSYDYLLIGAFVLLLLGSAPLLGRFWYRVMEGERTWLSPLLGPLERGCYRLGGVDPKAGQDWKTYALALLAFNAAGFVLLFALLMLQGALPLNPQQLPGLEWTLAFNTAMSFVANTNWQAYSGEASLSYLSQMLGLTVQNFVSAATGIAVLAVLCRGIARRSTNDLGNFWTDLTRATLYGLLPISLLLALLLVWQGVPQNFAHYVDALTVQGSQQSLPMGPAASQIAIKQLGTNGGGFFGVNSAHPFENPTALSNLLELVAILLIPAALVFSFGHYVKDLRQSRAILACMLLLLAIGSALALWAEYQPNPTLALSGVEQAPSLEGKEARFGVTGTTLWAVATTAASNGSVNGMHDSLNPLTGMVALINMMVGEVIFGGVGVGLNGMLLNVLIAVFLAGLMIGRTPEYLGKKLQAREVKLLVASLLVMPLGVLVLGAIAASVPGAASAVSNPGPHGFSQLLYAYTSATANNGSAFGGFSANTPFHNLMLSLAMFIGRFGYILPVLALAGSLALKQSAPQGSDSFPTHGPLFVALLTVTILLVGGLTFLPTLALGPLADHMSLGF; this comes from the coding sequence ATGCACAGCTATGACTATCTGTTGATCGGCGCCTTTGTGCTGCTGTTGCTCGGCAGCGCGCCGCTGCTGGGACGCTTCTGGTATCGGGTGATGGAGGGTGAGCGCACCTGGCTTTCACCATTGCTGGGGCCGTTGGAGCGCGGCTGCTATCGGCTCGGCGGTGTCGACCCCAAGGCCGGGCAAGACTGGAAAACCTATGCGCTGGCCTTGCTGGCATTCAACGCCGCCGGCTTTGTGCTGCTGTTTGCCTTGCTGATGCTGCAAGGTGCACTGCCACTCAATCCGCAGCAACTGCCGGGCCTGGAGTGGACCCTGGCGTTCAACACCGCCATGAGCTTTGTTGCCAACACCAACTGGCAGGCCTACAGCGGCGAAGCATCGCTGAGCTACCTGAGCCAGATGCTCGGCCTGACCGTGCAGAACTTCGTCAGCGCCGCCACCGGCATCGCCGTGCTGGCCGTGCTGTGCCGGGGCATTGCGCGGCGCTCGACCAATGACCTGGGCAACTTCTGGACCGACCTGACCCGCGCCACCTTGTATGGTCTGTTGCCGATCAGCCTGCTGCTGGCGCTGCTGCTGGTGTGGCAGGGCGTGCCGCAGAACTTCGCCCATTACGTCGATGCCCTGACCGTGCAAGGCAGCCAGCAGAGCCTGCCGATGGGGCCGGCGGCCAGCCAGATTGCGATCAAGCAACTGGGCACCAACGGCGGTGGCTTTTTCGGCGTCAACTCGGCGCATCCGTTCGAGAACCCCACGGCGCTGAGCAACCTGCTGGAATTGGTGGCAATCCTGCTGATACCGGCTGCGTTGGTGTTCAGCTTCGGCCATTACGTCAAGGACCTGCGCCAGAGCCGGGCGATCCTGGCCTGCATGCTGCTGTTGCTGGCGATTGGCTCGGCGCTGGCGTTGTGGGCCGAGTATCAGCCCAACCCGACCCTGGCGCTCAGCGGCGTGGAACAGGCGCCGTCGCTGGAGGGTAAAGAGGCCCGTTTTGGCGTGACCGGCACCACCTTGTGGGCGGTGGCGACCACCGCTGCTTCCAACGGCTCGGTCAACGGCATGCACGATAGCCTCAACCCGCTGACCGGGATGGTCGCGCTGATCAACATGATGGTCGGCGAGGTGATCTTCGGCGGCGTCGGGGTGGGCCTTAATGGCATGCTGCTCAACGTGTTGATCGCCGTGTTCCTGGCCGGTTTGATGATCGGCCGTACCCCGGAATACCTGGGCAAGAAACTGCAGGCTCGGGAAGTCAAGCTACTGGTCGCCAGCTTGCTGGTCATGCCGCTGGGCGTGCTGGTGCTGGGCGCCATCGCGGCGAGCGTGCCAGGCGCGGCCAGTGCGGTCAGCAACCCTGGCCCGCATGGCTTCAGCCAGTTGCTGTACGCCTACACCTCGGCCACCGCCAACAACGGTTCGGCGTTCGGCGGCTTCAGTGCCAACACCCCGTTCCATAACCTGATGCTCAGCCTGGCGATGTTCATTGGCCGCTTCGGCTACATCCTGCCGGTGCTGGCGCTGGCAGGCAGTCTGGCGCTGAAGCAGAGCGCGCCGCAGGGCAGCGACAGTTTCCCGACCCACGGCCCGCTGTTCGTGGCTTTGCTGACCGTGACCATCTTGCTGGTGGGCGGCCTGACCTTTTTGCCGACCCTGGCGCTGGGGCCGCTTGCCGACCATATGAGCCTGGGTTTCTGA
- a CDS encoding MerR family transcriptional regulator, which yields MLEPSHNHELPPIPGKRYFTIGEVSELCAVKPHVLRYWEQEFPQLNPVKRRGNRRYYQRQDVLMIRQIRGLLYDQGFTIGGARLRLTSGEPQDDTQQYKQMIQQMIAELEDVLVLLKS from the coding sequence ATGCTGGAACCAAGCCATAACCATGAGCTACCGCCCATTCCGGGCAAACGCTACTTCACCATTGGTGAAGTGAGCGAGCTTTGCGCGGTAAAACCGCATGTTCTGCGCTATTGGGAACAGGAGTTTCCTCAGCTCAACCCCGTCAAACGACGCGGGAACCGCCGGTATTATCAGCGCCAGGATGTGCTGATGATCCGGCAGATCCGTGGTCTGCTATACGATCAGGGCTTTACCATTGGCGGGGCGCGTCTGCGCCTCACCAGCGGCGAGCCTCAGGATGACACCCAGCAGTACAAGCAGATGATTCAGCAGATGATTGCCGAGCTGGAAGATGTTCTGGTGTTACTCAAGTCCTGA
- the kdpB gene encoding potassium-transporting ATPase subunit KdpB: MNMLTDNHPPVQAHNLPAATSLSALWRPALRQAFIKLDPRQLVRSPVMLVVELTAVLTTVLCLIPDPQVPTGIAVQIALWLWFTVLFANFAEALAEGRGKARADSLKAGSEGLKARLRDENGQWRLVDAGTLRKGDVVRVEAGEMIPGDGEVIEGIAVVNEAAITGESAPVIRESGGDRSAVTGNTRLVSDWLLVRIQVNPGESTLDRMIALVEGAKRQKTPNEIALDILLIGLTLIFLLVVMTLQPFARFAGGSLPLVFLVALLVTLIPTTIGGLLSAIGIAGMDRLVRLNVIARSGRAVEAAGDVHVLLLDKTGTITFGNRRCAGLYAAPGVSPQQLAQAGLLASLTDDTAEGKSIVEYLRNLHPIQAPALSEVTGVPFSAETRLSGVDYQGKVYRKGAVDSLLMFLGQTRADLPAPLVREIERIAKSGGTPLLLCGEGRLLGAIHLKDVVKPGIRERFDELRKLGIRTVMVTGDNPLTAAAIAAEAGVDDVLAEATPEKKLERIRFEQAQGRLVAMCGDGANDAPALAQADVGVAMNDGTQAAREAANMVDLDSDPTKLLDVVQVGKELLVTRGALTTFSIANDVAKYFAVLPALFAAIYPQLGVLNIMQLASPQSAIVSAIVFNALIIVALIPLALRGVRVQAASAAHLLRRNLLIFGVGGLIVPFVGIKLIDLLLGALNLV; encoded by the coding sequence ATGAATATGCTCACTGACAACCATCCGCCGGTCCAGGCCCATAACCTGCCTGCCGCGACCAGCCTGTCGGCCTTGTGGCGCCCGGCGCTGCGCCAGGCATTTATCAAGCTCGACCCGCGTCAACTGGTGCGCTCGCCGGTGATGCTGGTGGTGGAACTGACCGCCGTGCTTACCACCGTGCTGTGCCTGATCCCCGATCCGCAAGTGCCCACCGGTATTGCAGTGCAAATCGCTCTGTGGTTGTGGTTCACCGTGCTGTTCGCCAACTTTGCCGAGGCGCTGGCCGAGGGCCGGGGCAAGGCCCGTGCTGATAGCCTCAAGGCCGGCAGCGAAGGGCTCAAGGCCCGCTTGAGGGACGAAAACGGCCAATGGCGGCTGGTGGATGCCGGCACTCTGCGCAAGGGCGATGTCGTGCGGGTCGAAGCCGGGGAGATGATTCCCGGTGACGGTGAGGTGATCGAAGGCATCGCGGTGGTCAACGAGGCGGCGATCACTGGTGAGTCGGCGCCGGTGATTCGTGAATCCGGCGGCGACCGCTCGGCGGTCACCGGCAACACCCGGCTGGTCTCCGACTGGCTGCTGGTGCGCATCCAGGTCAACCCCGGCGAATCGACCCTCGACCGCATGATTGCCTTGGTGGAGGGCGCCAAACGGCAAAAGACCCCCAACGAAATCGCCCTGGACATCCTGCTGATCGGCCTGACCCTGATCTTTTTGCTGGTGGTCATGACCCTGCAGCCCTTCGCCCGGTTTGCCGGTGGCAGCCTGCCGCTGGTGTTTCTGGTGGCGCTGCTGGTGACCCTGATTCCGACCACCATTGGCGGGCTGCTGTCGGCCATCGGCATCGCCGGTATGGACCGGCTGGTGCGCCTCAATGTCATTGCCCGTTCGGGGCGGGCGGTGGAAGCGGCGGGGGATGTGCATGTACTGTTGCTCGACAAGACCGGCACCATCACCTTCGGTAATCGCCGTTGCGCCGGCCTGTACGCGGCGCCCGGTGTCAGCCCGCAGCAACTGGCCCAGGCCGGCTTGTTGGCGTCGCTGACCGACGACACCGCCGAGGGTAAATCGATTGTCGAGTACCTGCGTAACCTGCACCCGATTCAGGCCCCGGCACTGAGTGAAGTCACCGGCGTGCCGTTCAGTGCCGAGACCCGGCTGTCAGGGGTGGACTATCAGGGCAAGGTGTATCGCAAAGGTGCGGTGGATTCGCTGCTGATGTTTCTCGGCCAGACCCGCGCCGACCTGCCCGCGCCGCTGGTACGGGAAATCGAGCGCATTGCCAAGTCCGGCGGCACGCCGTTGCTGCTGTGCGGCGAGGGCCGTTTGCTGGGTGCAATCCATCTCAAGGACGTGGTCAAGCCCGGCATTCGTGAACGCTTTGACGAGTTGCGCAAGTTGGGCATCCGCACGGTGATGGTCACCGGCGACAACCCGCTGACCGCCGCCGCCATCGCCGCCGAAGCCGGGGTCGATGATGTGTTGGCCGAGGCCACGCCAGAGAAAAAGCTTGAGCGGATCCGCTTTGAGCAGGCGCAGGGTCGTTTGGTGGCGATGTGTGGTGACGGCGCCAACGATGCGCCGGCGCTGGCCCAGGCCGATGTCGGGGTGGCGATGAACGACGGCACCCAGGCGGCTCGCGAAGCGGCCAACATGGTCGACCTCGACAGCGACCCGACCAAGCTGCTGGATGTGGTGCAGGTCGGCAAAGAACTGCTGGTGACCCGTGGTGCGCTGACGACCTTTTCCATTGCCAACGATGTGGCCAAGTATTTTGCTGTGCTGCCGGCGCTGTTCGCCGCGATCTACCCGCAACTGGGCGTGCTCAACATCATGCAACTGGCCAGCCCGCAGAGCGCCATCGTCTCGGCCATCGTGTTCAATGCGCTGATCATCGTCGCACTGATCCCGTTGGCCCTGCGGGGCGTGCGCGTCCAGGCTGCCAGCGCTGCCCACCTGCTGCGCCGCAACCTGCTGATTTTCGGCGTCGGCGGGCTGATTGTGCCGTTTGTGGGGATCAAGCTGATCGATTTGTTGCTTGGTGCACTGAATCTGGTGTGA
- a CDS encoding DUF1652 domain-containing protein codes for MYSKTELQRVLETAFLPSKCECGLAPNDSLSVKLINPSSGEIELYVASIPVSDLSTSRAIAQVVLSLKEQRDLMAQMTLSMRRLA; via the coding sequence ATGTATTCGAAAACCGAGTTGCAGCGTGTTCTTGAAACTGCCTTTCTGCCCAGCAAGTGCGAGTGCGGCCTGGCTCCCAATGACAGCCTGTCGGTGAAGCTGATCAACCCGTCTTCGGGTGAGATCGAGCTGTATGTGGCAAGCATCCCTGTGTCTGACCTGAGCACCAGCCGGGCGATTGCCCAGGTCGTTCTTTCACTGAAAGAGCAACGGGATCTGATGGCGCAGATGACGCTGTCCATGCGGCGGCTGGCTTAG
- a CDS encoding sensor histidine kinase: MSDSSRADAILAQLPRDGRGRLKIFLGAAPGVGKTYAMLQAAHSRMRQGVNLLAAVVQTHGRAETEALLVGLPQLPMLRREYRGMTLEEMDLDGVLRAAPALVLVDELAHSNVPGSRHDKRWQDVHELLAAGIDVYTTVNVQHLESLNDQIRAITGVQVRETLPDWVLQEAFELVLIDLPPRELLERLRDGKVYVPEQARAAIDAFFSQTNLTALRELAMQTAAAQVDNDLAQGYRQRGEQAPAVRGRLLVGIDGDIQADLLVRHASRVAERRHLPWSLVHVDADRPLDEQGRAYLQGAQQLAERLGGEVVTLRAGEVARTLLQHAVERRASVVMVGQSRHLWRRRLFGGGVAGRLLREAHGLEISVLDSQALPDRPRQRAPIKGLDYALAVLATALASGVAWGIAGILALPNISLIFLMAVLLVAVRSSVGPALFCALLSFLAYDFLFMPPNFSLSIQREEDVLTLVFFLLMAALTGQLASRQRRQFKALRATQEQTSTVLDLSRKLTAATDRQAVLSAAEQHLSGWPELQLCLLGRDQNASWVVELGGPLTFSEAERVAADWAWQHDQAAGLDTGTLPSGRWWWWPVSAEEGPLALLGVCPRPGHRFTAQHRRLLSALSQPLAQALARAQLVQDLESARLHGETEQLRSALLASVSHDLRTPLTAMRGSIDSLLALGEAIPLDDRRELLEGTRDEAERLDRYIQNLLDMTRLGHGSLKLARDWVAPADIVGSALGRLRAVLAPLQVEVQMAAELPLLYVHAALIEQALVNVLENAARFSPVGGVLRVHSRVSEGELQLLVSDQGAGIPEAERAKIFDMFYTAARGDRGGPGTGLGLAICQGMVGAHGGRVTVAEGIDGLGTCMTLHLPLPAQPQADSE, from the coding sequence GTGAGTGACTCCAGCCGAGCTGATGCCATCCTGGCCCAACTGCCCCGCGACGGTCGCGGGCGCCTGAAAATCTTTCTCGGTGCAGCGCCGGGGGTGGGCAAGACCTACGCCATGCTGCAAGCCGCCCACAGCCGCATGCGCCAAGGGGTGAACCTGCTCGCCGCCGTGGTGCAAACCCACGGTCGGGCCGAGACCGAAGCGCTGCTGGTCGGGCTGCCGCAATTGCCGATGCTGCGCCGCGAATACCGGGGCATGACCCTTGAAGAAATGGACCTCGACGGCGTGTTGCGGGCAGCGCCAGCGCTGGTGCTGGTTGATGAACTGGCGCACAGCAACGTGCCGGGCAGCCGCCATGACAAGCGCTGGCAGGATGTGCACGAACTGCTTGCCGCAGGCATTGATGTGTACACCACGGTCAATGTCCAGCACCTGGAAAGCCTCAACGACCAGATACGCGCCATCACCGGCGTCCAGGTCCGCGAAACCCTGCCGGACTGGGTGTTGCAGGAAGCCTTCGAGCTGGTGCTGATCGACCTGCCGCCGCGAGAGCTGCTGGAGCGGCTACGCGACGGCAAGGTGTATGTGCCGGAGCAGGCACGGGCAGCCATCGATGCGTTTTTCAGCCAGACCAACCTCACCGCCTTGCGCGAACTGGCGATGCAGACCGCCGCCGCGCAGGTGGACAACGATCTGGCCCAGGGGTATCGGCAACGCGGCGAACAGGCACCGGCGGTGCGTGGCCGGCTGTTGGTCGGGATTGACGGCGATATCCAGGCCGACCTGTTGGTGCGCCATGCCAGCCGGGTCGCTGAACGTCGTCACCTGCCCTGGAGCCTGGTGCATGTCGACGCCGACCGGCCACTGGATGAGCAGGGCCGGGCTTACTTGCAGGGCGCCCAGCAACTGGCCGAGCGCCTGGGCGGCGAGGTGGTGACCCTGCGCGCCGGTGAGGTGGCCCGGACCCTGTTGCAGCATGCCGTCGAGCGTCGGGCCAGCGTGGTGATGGTCGGTCAGTCACGACACCTGTGGCGGCGGCGGCTGTTCGGTGGCGGGGTGGCCGGGCGTTTGTTGCGTGAGGCCCACGGTCTGGAAATCAGCGTGCTGGACAGCCAGGCCTTGCCCGACCGGCCTCGTCAGCGCGCCCCGATCAAGGGGCTGGACTACGCGCTGGCGGTGCTCGCGACCGCGCTGGCCAGTGGTGTGGCCTGGGGGATTGCCGGGATTCTGGCGTTACCCAATATCTCGCTGATCTTCCTCATGGCGGTGCTGCTGGTGGCGGTGCGCAGCAGTGTCGGGCCGGCCCTGTTCTGTGCATTACTGTCGTTTCTGGCTTATGACTTCCTGTTCATGCCGCCCAACTTTTCGTTGAGTATCCAGCGCGAGGAAGACGTACTGACGCTGGTGTTCTTTCTGCTCATGGCGGCACTCACCGGCCAGCTTGCCAGCCGCCAGCGCCGTCAGTTCAAGGCCTTGCGCGCCACTCAGGAGCAAACCAGTACGGTGCTCGACCTGTCGCGCAAGCTTACTGCCGCCACTGACCGTCAGGCGGTGCTCAGCGCCGCCGAGCAACACCTCAGTGGCTGGCCGGAGCTGCAACTGTGCCTGCTCGGCCGTGACCAGAACGCCAGTTGGGTGGTGGAGCTGGGCGGCCCGCTGACCTTCAGCGAGGCCGAGCGAGTAGCGGCTGATTGGGCCTGGCAGCACGATCAGGCAGCCGGGCTGGACACCGGTACTTTGCCGTCCGGACGCTGGTGGTGGTGGCCGGTGTCGGCTGAAGAAGGGCCGCTGGCGCTGCTTGGCGTCTGCCCTCGGCCAGGCCATCGCTTCACGGCCCAGCACCGGCGTTTGCTCAGCGCCCTCAGCCAGCCGCTGGCCCAGGCGCTGGCCCGTGCGCAACTGGTGCAGGATCTGGAATCGGCGCGCCTGCATGGTGAAACCGAACAACTGCGCAGCGCCTTGCTGGCCTCGGTGTCGCATGATCTGCGCACGCCGTTGACCGCTATGCGCGGCAGCATCGATAGCCTGTTGGCGCTGGGCGAAGCGATCCCGCTGGATGACCGCCGCGAGCTGCTTGAAGGCACCCGCGACGAGGCCGAACGGCTGGACCGCTATATCCAGAACCTGCTGGACATGACCCGCCTGGGCCATGGCTCACTGAAACTGGCTCGCGATTGGGTGGCCCCGGCCGACATCGTCGGCAGCGCGCTGGGCCGCTTGCGTGCGGTGTTGGCGCCGTTGCAGGTCGAGGTGCAGATGGCCGCTGAACTGCCGCTGTTGTACGTGCATGCGGCACTGATCGAGCAGGCGCTGGTCAATGTGCTGGAGAATGCGGCACGCTTTTCGCCAGTCGGCGGGGTGCTGCGCGTGCACAGCCGGGTCAGTGAGGGCGAGTTGCAGTTGCTGGTCAGCGATCAGGGGGCTGGGATTCCCGAAGCCGAGCGGGCGAAAATCTTCGACATGTTTTACACCGCAGCACGCGGTGATCGCGGTGGCCCCGGCACCGGCCTGGGGCTGGCGATCTGTCAGGGCATGGTCGGCGCCCATGGCGGGAGGGTCACAGTGGCCGAGGGCATCGACGGGCTCGGCACTTGCATGACCTTGCATTTACCCTTGCCAGCCCAACCCCAGGCAGACTCAGAATGA
- the kdpC gene encoding potassium-transporting ATPase subunit KdpC, whose protein sequence is MTTILRPALSLLLLMTLVTGVAYPLAVTGVAQLAFAEQANGSLVRDASGQVRGSALIAQPFDGPQWFQPRPSAGAFATVASSASNLSAANPALASRVAETATLLKSQGQGAVPIALLTTSGSGLDPHLPPEAADWQVGRVAVARNLPEQQLRALIEAHTERPLFGPPVVNVLALNRSLDAQARVAKM, encoded by the coding sequence ATGACAACCATCCTGCGCCCGGCGCTGAGCCTGTTGCTGTTGATGACCCTGGTCACTGGTGTGGCCTATCCGCTGGCGGTTACCGGCGTTGCGCAACTGGCGTTTGCCGAACAGGCCAATGGCAGCCTGGTGCGTGATGCCAGCGGCCAGGTCCGCGGTTCGGCACTGATTGCCCAGCCTTTCGATGGCCCGCAGTGGTTCCAGCCACGCCCTTCGGCCGGCGCTTTTGCCACGGTGGCCAGCAGCGCCAGCAACCTGTCCGCCGCTAACCCGGCATTGGCCAGCCGGGTGGCTGAAACCGCCACATTGTTGAAAAGCCAAGGGCAGGGCGCAGTGCCAATCGCCTTGCTGACCACCTCCGGCAGCGGCCTGGACCCGCACCTGCCGCCTGAAGCCGCCGACTGGCAGGTCGGGCGCGTGGCGGTCGCGCGCAATCTGCCCGAGCAACAACTGCGTGCGCTGATCGAGGCCCATACTGAACGGCCGTTGTTCGGCCCGCCGGTGGTCAATGTGCTGGCGCTCAATCGCAGCCTTGACGCCCAGGCGCGCGTGGCAAAAATGTAA
- the kdpF gene encoding K(+)-transporting ATPase subunit F, with protein sequence MSVLDGVSLLLGVGLIVYLLVALLRADRQ encoded by the coding sequence ATGAGCGTTCTGGATGGGGTTTCACTGCTGCTGGGCGTCGGCCTGATCGTTTACCTGCTGGTCGCGCTGCTGCGCGCCGATCGCCAGTAA